A region of Paractinoplanes abujensis DNA encodes the following proteins:
- a CDS encoding zinc-dependent metalloprotease: MAQFVDWDLAAATAGALSKSGPAVSYDDAMTVVTELRNLTDEAAGHVAAYTGLNPQVEVPPVRVVDRKDWAAVNIAGLKQVIIPLVTRLSGDKQPGGLADAIGSRVTGVQAGTILAYLSGRVLGQYEVFSGNPGQLLLNAPNIVEVERKLGADPRDFRLWVCLHEVTHRTQFTAVPWMRGYFLGEVQAFVDASQSTEHILERMRRGVATLSDALRDPDSRSSVLDIVQTPGQKAVLDRLTALMTLLEGHAEFVMDGVGPEVIPSVESIRAKFNQRRETGNPLEKAIRRLLGIEVKMRQYAEGRKFVHGVVERVGMDGFNKIFDSPLTLPRLDELGDPDAWVTRVHGPQPAIGG; this comes from the coding sequence ATGGCGCAGTTCGTTGACTGGGATCTGGCCGCCGCCACCGCGGGCGCGCTGTCGAAATCCGGCCCCGCGGTGTCCTACGACGACGCGATGACGGTGGTGACCGAGCTGCGGAATCTCACCGACGAGGCGGCCGGGCACGTGGCCGCCTACACGGGGCTCAACCCGCAGGTCGAGGTGCCGCCCGTGCGGGTGGTCGACCGCAAGGACTGGGCCGCGGTCAACATCGCCGGCCTCAAGCAGGTGATCATTCCGCTGGTCACCCGGCTCTCGGGCGACAAGCAGCCGGGCGGTCTGGCCGACGCGATCGGCTCCCGGGTCACCGGTGTGCAGGCCGGCACGATCCTGGCCTACCTCTCCGGCCGGGTCCTCGGGCAGTACGAGGTGTTCTCCGGCAACCCCGGCCAGCTGCTGCTCAACGCGCCCAACATCGTCGAGGTGGAGCGCAAGCTCGGAGCCGACCCGCGCGACTTCCGGCTGTGGGTCTGCCTGCACGAGGTCACCCACCGCACCCAGTTCACCGCCGTGCCGTGGATGCGCGGCTACTTCCTGGGCGAGGTGCAGGCCTTCGTCGACGCGTCGCAGAGCACCGAGCACATCCTCGAACGCATGCGCCGCGGCGTGGCCACCCTCTCCGACGCGTTGCGCGACCCCGACTCGCGCTCCTCGGTGCTCGACATCGTGCAGACCCCCGGGCAGAAGGCCGTGCTCGACCGGCTGACCGCGCTGATGACCCTGCTCGAAGGGCACGCCGAGTTCGTGATGGACGGGGTCGGCCCCGAAGTCATCCCGAGCGTCGAGTCGATCCGGGCCAAGTTCAACCAGCGCCGCGAAACCGGCAACCCGCTGGAGAAGGCCATCCGCCGGCTGCTCGGCATCGAGGTCAAGATGCGGCAGTACGCCGAGGGCCGCAAATTCGTGCACGGCGTGGTCGAGCGGGTCGGCATGGACGGCTTCAACAAGATCTTCGACTCGCCGCTCACGCTGCCGCGGCTCGACGAACTCGGCGACCCCGACGCCTGGGTGACCCGGGTGCACGGACCGCAGCCCGCGATCGGCGGGTAA
- the tilS gene encoding tRNA lysidine(34) synthetase TilS yields MARIPPAVAAVRLAVRRALPADGGLVLVACSGGADSLALAAAARFVGRSVGLVTVDHGLQAGSASRAADVATWAAEAGFTPVGVETVTVAGLPGGPEAAARTARYGALEAYARRVGAAVVLLGHTRDDQAETVLLALARGAGPRGLSGMPARNGLFVRPLLDVARADTRKACAALGLTPWEDPHNSDPAFARSRVRGKALPALIEALGPAVVANLARSAAMIAADNEALDTVAAEALRLSQPSCLEISDLLGMRGAVRRRVLHMWARELGAPGSALSHRHVEALDALVTRWRGQGAVHLPGGIQVVRERGTLVRVP; encoded by the coding sequence ATGGCCCGGATCCCGCCCGCTGTCGCTGCGGTGCGGCTGGCCGTGCGCCGGGCGTTGCCCGCCGACGGCGGGCTGGTGCTGGTGGCCTGTTCGGGCGGGGCGGACTCGCTCGCGCTGGCCGCGGCGGCCCGGTTCGTGGGGCGTTCGGTCGGTCTCGTCACCGTGGACCACGGGCTGCAGGCGGGGTCGGCCTCACGGGCGGCCGACGTGGCCACCTGGGCCGCCGAGGCCGGGTTCACGCCGGTCGGGGTCGAGACGGTCACCGTGGCCGGGCTGCCGGGCGGGCCGGAGGCGGCGGCGCGAACCGCCCGGTACGGGGCGCTCGAGGCTTACGCGCGCCGGGTCGGGGCGGCTGTCGTGCTGCTGGGACACACCCGCGACGACCAGGCCGAGACGGTGCTGCTGGCGCTGGCCCGGGGGGCGGGGCCGCGCGGGTTGTCGGGGATGCCGGCGCGCAACGGTCTCTTCGTGCGGCCGCTGCTGGACGTGGCTCGGGCCGACACGCGGAAGGCATGCGCGGCCCTGGGGCTCACGCCGTGGGAGGACCCGCACAACTCGGATCCGGCGTTCGCCCGGTCCCGCGTACGGGGGAAGGCTCTTCCGGCCCTGATCGAGGCGCTGGGTCCGGCTGTGGTGGCCAATCTGGCCCGCTCGGCGGCGATGATCGCGGCCGACAACGAGGCGCTGGACACCGTGGCGGCCGAGGCCCTCCGGCTGTCCCAGCCGTCGTGCCTGGAAATTTCCGACCTGCTGGGGATGCGGGGGGCGGTGCGGCGACGGGTGCTGCACATGTGGGCCCGGGAGCTCGGCGCGCCCGGCAGTGCCCTCTCGCACCGGCATGTGGAGGCTCTCGACGCGCTCGTGACGCGGTGGCGCGGTCAGGGTGCGGTTCACCTTCCGGGCGGCATTCAGGTGGTCCGTGAGCGCGGCACACTCGTTCGAGTGCCCTGA
- the hpt gene encoding hypoxanthine phosphoribosyltransferase yields MADGSWYDSDIDHVIISEEQIREKIAELAKQVSADHTGAEGGILLVCVLKGAVMFMADFARALAGHGPSTEMEFMAVSSYGQGTTSSGVVRILKDLDRDITGRHVVVVEDIVDSGLTLSWLMKYLQSRSAASVEVVALFRKPDAVKVQVPVKYVGFDIPNEFVVGYGLDFAERYRELPYVGVLKPEVYARS; encoded by the coding sequence ATGGCTGACGGGTCCTGGTACGACTCCGACATCGATCACGTGATCATCTCCGAGGAGCAGATCCGGGAAAAGATCGCCGAACTGGCGAAGCAGGTCTCCGCGGACCACACCGGGGCGGAGGGCGGCATCCTGCTGGTCTGCGTGCTCAAGGGTGCGGTCATGTTCATGGCCGACTTCGCCCGCGCACTGGCCGGCCACGGGCCGTCCACCGAGATGGAGTTCATGGCCGTCTCGTCCTACGGGCAGGGCACCACGTCCTCGGGCGTCGTGCGCATCCTCAAGGATCTCGACCGTGACATCACGGGCCGCCACGTGGTCGTGGTGGAGGACATCGTCGACTCCGGGCTGACGCTGTCGTGGCTGATGAAATATCTGCAGTCGCGCTCGGCCGCCAGCGTCGAGGTGGTCGCGTTGTTCCGCAAGCCCGACGCGGTGAAGGTGCAGGTCCCGGTGAAGTACGTCGGGTTCGACATCCCCAACGAGTTCGTCGTCGGCTACGGTCTCGACTTCGCGGAGCGCTACCGTGAGCTGCCGTATGTCGGGGTGCTGAAGCCCGAGGTCTACGCCCGTAGCTGA